The following are encoded in a window of Gossypium raimondii isolate GPD5lz chromosome 13, ASM2569854v1, whole genome shotgun sequence genomic DNA:
- the LOC128036219 gene encoding uncharacterized protein LOC128036219, whose protein sequence is MGLRAAIKRKIKILEVHGDSALVIYQVRGDWEVRDSKLVKYRDLVTELIKEFYEVTFNYFPREENQLADALATLALMFKENRENEIMPIQMSIYETPAHCFSIEEESDGRPWFHDILEYIKNQAYPEQVNENDKRTIRRMAIGFVLDGDILYKRGKDQVLLRCVDAVEARKIL, encoded by the coding sequence atgggactTCGTGCAGCTATCAAGaggaaaatcaaaatcttaGAGGTACACGGGGACTCAGCACTAGTCATTTACCAAGTTCGTGGAGATTGGGAAGTAAGAGATTcaaaattagtcaaatatcGCGATCTCGTCACAGAGCTAATCAAGGAATTCTATGAAGTGACTTTTAACTACTTTCCACGGGAAGAGAATCAATTGGCTGATGCCCTAGCCACCTTGGCTTTGATGTTCaaagaaaacagagaaaatgaaataatgcCTATCCAAATGAGCATATATGAGACCCCAGCACACTGTTTTAGCATTGAGGAAGAGTCAGATGGACGACCATGGTTCCATGATATCCTAGAGTACATCAAGAATCAAGCGTACCCTGAGCAAGTAAAtgagaatgacaaaagaacaatcAGAAGAATGGCGATTGGGTTTGTTCTTGACGGGGATATTCTatacaaaagaggaaaagatcaaGTGCTCCTGAGGTGCGTGGACGCTGTTGAAGCTAGAAAGATACTTTAG